In Methylocystis echinoides, one genomic interval encodes:
- a CDS encoding outer membrane beta-barrel protein: MRRMLISAAVSALVAGSAFAADLPSRKGPPVLPPPPPPPPMWTGFYVGLNAGGTWAASGNITNTAFGIVPGPGVFPQPVLSAEAAASATSFVSGNNNGGFIGGGQIGYNFQFYNNFIVGLEADIQGIAGTSGSRSFIATTPSSFPAGTGSTFTTVGQLRGSLDYLGTVRGRLGWLFTPTLLVYGTGGFAYGGVSVNNAFVTSHSFGAFLPSPLTSFGASSFADTRTGWTAGGGLEWMFWPNWSAKVEYLYYDLGRITTTAYGFESGANTGGVQLWGLGLQTSARVNGNIVRAGVNYHFNWGAPAPVVAKY, encoded by the coding sequence ATGAGACGAATGTTGATTTCGGCCGCAGTATCGGCGCTTGTCGCCGGCTCGGCTTTCGCCGCCGATCTTCCGTCCCGCAAGGGGCCGCCTGTTCTTCCGCCGCCGCCTCCGCCGCCCCCCATGTGGACCGGGTTCTACGTTGGCTTGAACGCCGGCGGCACTTGGGCCGCCTCAGGCAATATCACCAATACCGCTTTTGGCATCGTTCCCGGGCCAGGCGTCTTCCCCCAGCCTGTCTTGTCCGCGGAAGCGGCGGCGAGCGCTACGAGCTTCGTCAGCGGAAACAACAACGGCGGCTTCATCGGCGGCGGCCAGATCGGCTATAACTTCCAGTTCTACAATAACTTTATCGTAGGTCTCGAAGCCGATATCCAGGGCATCGCGGGGACTTCCGGCTCCAGAAGCTTCATTGCGACGACGCCATCGTCGTTCCCGGCCGGGACAGGCTCCACCTTCACCACGGTCGGACAGTTGCGCGGCAGTCTCGATTATCTCGGGACGGTTCGCGGCCGCCTTGGTTGGCTGTTCACTCCGACCCTGCTGGTCTACGGCACGGGGGGTTTCGCCTATGGCGGCGTGAGCGTGAATAACGCCTTCGTCACCAGCCACAGCTTCGGGGCGTTTTTGCCCTCGCCTCTGACGTCCTTTGGCGCGTCGTCCTTCGCGGACACGCGGACCGGCTGGACCGCCGGCGGCGGCCTCGAGTGGATGTTCTGGCCCAATTGGAGCGCCAAGGTCGAATATCTCTACTATGACCTCGGCAGAATCACCACCACCGCCTACGGCTTCGAGTCGGGCGCTAACACCGGCGGCGTGCAGTTGTGGGGCCTTGGCCTCCAGACCTCGGCGCGGGTCAACGGCAATATCGTCCGCGCCGGCGTGAACTATCACTTCAACTGGGGCGCTCCGGCCCCGGTCGTTGCAAAATACTGA
- a CDS encoding TonB-dependent siderophore receptor: MHTLSSTAANGGIYGVARRRPSLLSYILCAGLVSPALGRETLPVIEVGKPTPTGTRAGSAFSSGATADGQQAEANGGGTEIGPGDNGEICADGICNNPASYAAPIGSLGAKVNTPVMNTPVTTKMVTRRMLEDQQAITLDQALKNVSGVTTSGGGDAALGNSFRQIIIRGFQTQNYFRDGFRVDSFGLNFAGSSSAELANVESVEVLKGPAAILYGAVEPGGIVNINTKRPLAKPSASVQQQIGSYASYRTVVDATGPVASNKDLLYRFILSYENDGSFRSFDYTRNMMVNPVVRWNIDASNWIRASTQFQHNNMNQDWYYVPYYGMFLPLWLGRSFNWGPQSPYAQQQNFSEVTWHHDFSKDWSIQQTLFMQFLHANWQNNGGTTSISDCITPGSASCYLPSVNFIPFYQTYSPNNVLLNYGSYPSDNRQAEYATAINLVGHFNTGEHASHTLLSGADYYRYNFSGQNMIPQYPGTVAMFGAPYLPTPIGGLVPYNATRQSADNYGVYLQDQIKLPFGLHVLGGARWQYIDSRTGASDNMNFCGPYSSNWRSGVAIPCNVATMASTSRFVSQRVTPRVGVLWRSLEWLSFYGNYAESYSPNYDGKLVYGTNDPTPPSAGAQEEAGLKLSLFGDRLQATAAYYHLVKTNIPIGVPYDFNHVTLVGQGRSQGPELDIQGEILPGWSLNLAYANTDAITTKSNPTHLGVPVVGQPIPFVPRNVGSLASAYEFKEGQLKGLRVGARYDYTGYLPFFHAANDASYIYGQSTPSYGLVGLFGAYEFSLDQFKIVAQLNVSNLLDKTYFVTGGLGPQAFDDAHPGGYVVPYTNPIQVGWNMPGYNFNVIGAPRTFRGSIKASF; encoded by the coding sequence ATGCATACTCTCTCCTCGACCGCCGCCAATGGCGGCATTTACGGCGTCGCGCGCCGTCGCCCGTCCCTTCTTTCCTACATCCTTTGCGCGGGCCTCGTTTCGCCGGCGCTCGGCCGGGAGACGCTTCCGGTTATCGAAGTCGGCAAGCCGACGCCCACCGGGACGCGCGCGGGAAGCGCCTTTTCGAGTGGGGCGACCGCGGACGGGCAACAGGCGGAAGCCAACGGCGGCGGCACGGAAATCGGTCCCGGCGACAACGGGGAAATTTGCGCCGACGGCATCTGCAACAATCCCGCGTCCTATGCCGCGCCGATCGGGTCGCTCGGCGCCAAGGTCAACACGCCGGTGATGAATACGCCAGTCACGACGAAGATGGTCACGCGGCGCATGCTCGAAGACCAGCAGGCCATCACGCTGGACCAGGCGTTGAAGAACGTCAGCGGCGTGACCACCTCGGGCGGCGGCGACGCGGCGCTGGGCAATTCCTTCCGACAGATCATCATTCGCGGCTTTCAGACGCAGAACTACTTCCGCGACGGTTTCCGGGTCGACAGTTTCGGCCTCAACTTCGCCGGCTCGAGCAGCGCCGAGCTGGCCAATGTGGAGAGCGTCGAGGTGCTGAAAGGCCCTGCCGCCATCCTTTACGGCGCGGTGGAGCCCGGCGGCATCGTCAACATCAACACAAAGCGGCCGCTCGCGAAGCCTTCCGCCTCCGTGCAGCAGCAGATCGGCAGCTACGCCTCCTATCGCACGGTCGTCGACGCCACCGGGCCGGTCGCCTCCAACAAGGATCTGCTCTACCGCTTCATCCTCTCCTATGAGAACGACGGGTCGTTTCGCAGCTTCGACTACACAAGAAACATGATGGTCAATCCGGTCGTCAGATGGAACATCGACGCCAGCAACTGGATCAGAGCGTCGACGCAGTTCCAGCACAACAATATGAATCAGGATTGGTATTACGTTCCTTATTACGGGATGTTCTTGCCCCTGTGGCTCGGGCGCAGTTTCAACTGGGGGCCGCAGTCGCCATACGCCCAGCAGCAAAACTTCAGCGAGGTGACCTGGCATCACGACTTCAGCAAGGATTGGTCGATCCAGCAGACCCTGTTCATGCAATTCTTGCATGCCAATTGGCAGAACAATGGCGGAACCACCTCCATCTCAGACTGCATAACGCCGGGAAGCGCCAGCTGCTATCTGCCCTCGGTCAACTTCATTCCTTTCTATCAGACCTACTCGCCGAACAATGTCCTGCTGAACTACGGATCATATCCGTCGGACAACAGACAGGCGGAATATGCGACGGCGATCAATCTCGTCGGGCATTTCAACACCGGCGAACACGCCAGCCATACTTTGCTTTCCGGAGCCGATTACTATCGTTACAACTTCAGCGGTCAGAACATGATCCCGCAGTATCCCGGGACGGTCGCCATGTTCGGCGCCCCCTATCTCCCGACCCCCATCGGCGGGCTCGTTCCCTACAACGCCACACGGCAATCCGCCGACAATTACGGCGTCTATCTGCAGGACCAGATCAAACTGCCGTTCGGCCTTCACGTGCTCGGCGGCGCCCGCTGGCAGTATATCGACAGCCGAACCGGAGCCTCCGACAATATGAATTTCTGCGGGCCGTATTCGTCGAACTGGCGTTCGGGCGTTGCGATCCCGTGCAACGTCGCCACGATGGCCAGCACCTCGCGCTTTGTCAGCCAGAGGGTTACGCCGCGCGTCGGTGTCTTGTGGCGATCGCTGGAATGGCTCAGTTTTTATGGAAATTATGCAGAATCATACAGCCCGAACTACGACGGCAAGCTGGTCTACGGCACGAACGACCCGACCCCGCCGAGCGCCGGCGCGCAAGAGGAAGCCGGACTGAAGTTATCGCTATTTGGCGACAGGCTTCAGGCGACGGCGGCCTATTACCATCTGGTCAAGACCAATATTCCAATCGGCGTCCCCTATGACTTCAACCACGTGACGCTCGTCGGTCAGGGGCGTTCGCAGGGACCGGAACTCGACATTCAGGGCGAGATCCTACCCGGCTGGAGCCTGAATCTCGCCTACGCCAACACCGACGCCATCACCACCAAATCAAATCCGACGCACCTCGGCGTTCCCGTCGTCGGACAGCCGATCCCCTTCGTTCCTCGCAATGTCGGCTCCCTGGCTTCGGCCTATGAGTTCAAGGAAGGTCAGCTGAAGGGTCTGCGCGTGGGGGCGCGTTATGATTACACCGGCTATCTGCCCTTCTTTCATGCCGCAAACGACGCCAGCTATATCTATGGCCAGTCGACGCCAAGCTATGGCCTCGTCGGTCTGTTCGGCGCCTATGAGTTCAGCCTCGACCAATTCAAGATCGTCGCGCAGCTCAATGTGAGCAATCTCCTCGACAAGACCTATTTCGTTACCGGCGGATTGGGTCCGCAGGCCTTCGACGACGCCCATCCCGGCGGCTACGTCGTGCCCTATACGAATCCAATCCAGGTGGGTTGGAACATGCCTGGTTACAATTTTAACGTCATCGGCGCCCCACGGACGTTTCGCGGTTCGATCAAAGCGTCGTTCTGA
- a CDS encoding PAS domain-containing protein, whose protein sequence is MRHQVSKELFAYWNKLRGARAAPDRAHIDPAMIRNILADAFILEVDAEGAFPFRFSGARIDALWQAEQRGESFVDLWQEKHRRSVSATLMTAMDGVTPVIAGARTSVAAAEHQLELELLLLPLRHFGKTHARMLGALSPAHPAEWLGEMRVDPLEFLSMRVLFPGFLPGAVQAVQHGQTRPRLVVYNQNR, encoded by the coding sequence ATGAGACACCAGGTCAGCAAGGAGTTGTTCGCATATTGGAACAAGCTGAGAGGCGCGCGCGCCGCTCCCGATCGCGCGCATATCGATCCGGCCATGATACGCAACATCCTCGCTGACGCCTTCATCCTTGAGGTGGACGCGGAGGGCGCCTTTCCCTTCCGGTTTTCCGGGGCGCGCATCGATGCGCTCTGGCAGGCCGAGCAGAGAGGCGAGTCTTTTGTCGACTTGTGGCAGGAAAAGCATCGTCGCAGCGTATCCGCGACGCTGATGACCGCGATGGACGGCGTCACGCCCGTTATCGCCGGCGCGAGAACGAGCGTCGCCGCGGCAGAGCACCAGCTCGAACTCGAGCTGCTGCTACTGCCCTTGCGTCATTTCGGCAAGACCCATGCGCGCATGCTCGGCGCCCTGTCGCCAGCCCATCCGGCGGAGTGGCTCGGGGAAATGCGCGTGGACCCGCTGGAATTCCTTTCGATGCGCGTCCTGTTTCCGGGGTTCCTTCCTGGCGCCGTCCAGGCAGTTCAGCATGGGCAAACTCGGCCGCGTCTCGTTGTATATAATCAAAACAGATAG
- a CDS encoding heme-binding beta-barrel domain-containing protein → MTDIYGRYLADIFTEPSNVDPDTLANLGPLRPMAGAWRGEKGVDVNPKAEGPETQIFVERLELQPIDPQTNGPQLFYGLRYHQHVVKPGEVETYHDQIGYWLWEPATGVILQTLAIPRGQIAMAVGKATPDAREFELVASRGLTTSGICSNPFLESAFRTDEYRIRVKINDDGTWSYDETTRLMLKGEKLFEHTDKSMLFKIGEPTPNPLAARKF, encoded by the coding sequence ATGACGGATATTTATGGCCGCTATCTCGCAGATATTTTTACAGAGCCATCCAACGTCGATCCTGACACGCTCGCCAACCTCGGCCCCTTGCGTCCAATGGCCGGCGCGTGGCGCGGCGAGAAAGGCGTGGACGTCAATCCGAAGGCTGAAGGGCCAGAGACGCAAATCTTCGTCGAGCGCTTGGAGCTGCAGCCGATCGACCCGCAAACCAACGGCCCACAGCTCTTCTACGGGCTGCGTTATCATCAGCATGTCGTAAAGCCCGGAGAGGTCGAGACCTACCACGACCAGATCGGCTACTGGCTGTGGGAGCCGGCGACCGGCGTGATCTTACAAACGCTGGCAATTCCACGCGGACAGATCGCCATGGCGGTCGGCAAGGCGACGCCGGACGCGAGGGAGTTCGAACTTGTCGCGTCGCGGGGTCTCACGACAAGTGGAATTTGCTCCAATCCATTTTTGGAATCGGCCTTTCGGACCGACGAATATCGCATCCGCGTCAAAATCAACGATGACGGGACGTGGAGCTACGATGAAACCACGCGGCTGATGCTCAAGGGCGAAAAGCTCTTCGAACACACGGACAAAAGTATGCTGTTCAAAATCGGCGAACCGACGCCGAACCCGCTGGCCGCGAGGAAATTCTAG
- a CDS encoding chaperone modulator CbpM has product MKEQEFLQHAALDHVTLKMWIAEAWLIPAESAGERDYSEIDLARARLIMELQKDLGVNDPGVGVILHLIDQLHGLRRAMKDLLGAVHEDGKPDDRRRSI; this is encoded by the coding sequence GTGAAAGAGCAAGAGTTTCTCCAACACGCCGCGCTCGACCATGTGACGCTGAAGATGTGGATCGCGGAAGCGTGGCTCATCCCGGCGGAGAGCGCCGGCGAGCGCGATTACAGCGAGATCGACCTCGCGCGCGCCAGGCTGATTATGGAGCTGCAGAAAGACTTGGGCGTGAACGACCCCGGCGTCGGCGTCATCCTGCACCTCATCGATCAGCTTCACGGCCTGCGGCGGGCGATGAAAGACCTGCTCGGCGCCGTGCATGAGGACGGAAAGCCCGACGACAGGCGCAGATCAATCTAG
- a CDS encoding PilZ domain-containing protein → MAATQLEYNQSWKLHESRRFQRVPVTLFGRCMLESRREYPCRTLEMSPGDMTLMAPVRAAIGEKVIVYLDQIGRFAGVATDHTEAGFALTMNLSAAKRDRLADQLTWFANRHAVNLPDDRRHERIVPIMPRTLLRLPDGQETIVRIRDLSLSGVGLETEARPDPGLRIVVGATPAIVVRHFAGGIGAEFETPFRPGEIDEGTRL, encoded by the coding sequence ATGGCGGCCACCCAGCTTGAATACAATCAGTCCTGGAAGCTGCATGAAAGTCGACGGTTCCAGCGCGTGCCCGTCACTTTGTTCGGGCGCTGCATGCTGGAGTCACGGCGCGAATATCCCTGTCGGACGCTCGAGATGTCGCCGGGCGACATGACGCTGATGGCGCCGGTCCGGGCGGCCATCGGCGAAAAGGTCATTGTCTATCTCGACCAGATCGGCCGCTTCGCGGGCGTCGCCACCGACCATACGGAGGCGGGCTTTGCGCTGACGATGAATCTGTCGGCCGCGAAGCGCGACCGGCTCGCCGACCAGCTCACCTGGTTCGCCAACCGCCACGCCGTCAATCTTCCGGACGACCGCCGGCACGAGCGCATCGTTCCGATCATGCCGAGGACCCTTCTGCGGCTGCCCGACGGACAGGAGACCATTGTCAGGATCCGCGATCTGTCGCTCTCGGGCGTCGGCCTGGAGACTGAGGCGCGGCCTGATCCTGGCTTGCGCATCGTCGTCGGCGCGACTCCGGCCATTGTGGTGCGCCACTTCGCCGGCGGCATAGGGGCCGAGTTCGAGACGCCCTTCCGTCCCGGCGAGATTGACGAAGGCACGAGACTTTGA
- a CDS encoding PsiF family protein has translation MPRFALALICAVGTLSFNLSASAQTTAPAAPDCAARATEKKLAGAALNSFMKKCERDAATRGCEAAAAEKKLAGAARTSFTRKCVKDAVSPPASQ, from the coding sequence ATGCCGAGATTTGCCCTTGCGCTGATATGCGCCGTCGGAACGTTGAGTTTCAACTTGAGCGCTTCCGCTCAAACGACCGCGCCCGCCGCGCCCGATTGTGCGGCCCGGGCGACCGAGAAGAAGCTCGCTGGCGCCGCGCTCAACAGCTTCATGAAGAAGTGCGAGCGTGACGCCGCGACCCGCGGCTGCGAGGCCGCCGCCGCCGAGAAGAAATTGGCCGGAGCCGCACGGACCAGCTTCACGAGAAAATGCGTCAAAGACGCGGTTTCGCCGCCAGCCAGTCAGTAG
- a CDS encoding rhomboid family intramembrane serine protease: protein MADDREKMLNLPGVISALLGVMAAIQLFVAVAPPSVVHSLYDAFAFIPLRLSFLLAPQRVLAALGASPLDQGREEFATLLGAGPLVYVTPITYAFLHGGWTHLLINALTLAAFGAPVARRLGGARFLWFFGACAVAGAMLHFLLHALDATPVVGASAAISGTMAAIVRFAFTPGARLGYDSIGGIRARTASLSQLRENRQAMLFLIVWFGANLLFGAFPEAMGSSEPIAWEAHLGGFVFGLLTFGAFDHWGRQV from the coding sequence GTGGCCGACGACAGGGAGAAGATGCTCAATCTGCCGGGGGTGATCAGCGCCCTCCTCGGCGTCATGGCGGCCATTCAGCTTTTCGTCGCGGTCGCGCCGCCAAGCGTCGTCCACTCCCTGTACGACGCCTTCGCTTTCATCCCTTTGCGCCTGAGTTTCCTTTTGGCCCCGCAACGGGTTCTTGCCGCGCTCGGCGCGAGTCCCCTCGATCAGGGCCGCGAAGAGTTCGCCACCCTTCTCGGGGCCGGCCCGCTCGTCTATGTCACGCCCATCACCTATGCTTTTCTTCACGGCGGGTGGACGCATCTTCTCATCAACGCTCTCACGCTCGCGGCTTTTGGCGCGCCCGTCGCGCGCCGTCTCGGCGGAGCCCGCTTTCTTTGGTTTTTCGGCGCCTGCGCCGTCGCTGGCGCGATGCTGCATTTTTTACTGCACGCCCTCGACGCGACTCCAGTCGTCGGCGCCTCGGCGGCGATCTCCGGAACGATGGCGGCGATCGTGCGTTTTGCATTTACCCCCGGCGCGCGGCTGGGTTACGACTCTATTGGCGGGATAAGGGCGCGGACCGCGTCGCTTTCGCAGCTTCGCGAGAACAGACAGGCGATGCTTTTTCTGATCGTCTGGTTCGGCGCGAACCTCCTCTTCGGCGCCTTCCCCGAGGCGATGGGTTCGTCCGAGCCGATCGCCTGGGAAGCGCATCTCGGAGGGTTCGTTTTCGGGCTCCTGACCTTCGGCGCCTTCGACCATTGGGGGCGGCAGGTCTAG
- a CDS encoding histidine kinase dimerization/phosphoacceptor domain -containing protein: MHQLSRVSIKRQGPLSWTIALALFAVSLGVRVLFDPVLSGMKFLTFYPAIALATLICGWRQGAVVLALSAVTGWRFYLEPFDSFELKDKATVGAIIGFLLVGGFIVALVAGLREAVRRVELAKAVQETLFSELQHRVANNLQLVVALLRNAQRNLRNPVLAAQTLNEAEERIIAMSQLHRRLHDGTAYGNGLEPLLREMLANAFRDLPVKATVDIKGAPELSIDQMTAISLLVNEAALNAAKHVFSKGLGARFNVSLAKDAAGRLLLQISDDGPGMLESADPMGSLGMGIMEAFATQLGGSLEVARGAGTSLSVQFATR, translated from the coding sequence ATGCATCAGCTCAGCCGGGTGTCGATCAAGCGGCAAGGGCCCCTTAGCTGGACGATTGCGCTGGCGCTGTTCGCCGTGAGCCTCGGCGTCCGCGTCCTGTTCGACCCTGTTCTGAGCGGGATGAAATTTCTCACCTTCTATCCGGCGATTGCACTGGCCACGCTTATCTGCGGCTGGCGGCAGGGCGCGGTCGTCCTGGCCCTGTCGGCCGTCACGGGATGGCGGTTCTACTTAGAACCGTTCGATTCTTTCGAACTCAAAGACAAGGCGACCGTTGGAGCGATTATCGGCTTTCTTCTGGTTGGCGGCTTCATCGTCGCTCTCGTGGCGGGGCTGCGCGAGGCCGTTCGGCGCGTCGAGCTGGCGAAAGCCGTGCAGGAAACTTTGTTCAGCGAGCTCCAGCATCGGGTCGCCAATAATCTGCAGCTCGTTGTCGCGTTACTGCGAAACGCCCAGCGCAATTTGCGCAATCCGGTGCTCGCGGCTCAAACTCTCAACGAGGCCGAGGAGCGCATCATCGCGATGTCGCAATTGCATCGGCGGCTTCACGACGGGACGGCGTATGGGAATGGCCTGGAGCCGCTGTTGCGGGAAATGCTTGCGAACGCCTTTCGAGACCTGCCGGTCAAGGCGACGGTCGACATCAAAGGCGCGCCGGAGCTTTCCATCGATCAGATGACGGCTATTAGCCTGCTGGTGAACGAGGCCGCCCTGAACGCGGCGAAACATGTGTTCTCAAAGGGGCTCGGCGCGCGTTTCAATGTCTCTCTCGCAAAGGACGCCGCCGGGCGTCTGCTTCTCCAAATCAGCGACGACGGCCCGGGCATGCTCGAGAGCGCCGACCCGATGGGCTCGCTGGGGATGGGCATCATGGAGGCGTTCGCCACTCAGCTCGGCGGCTCGCTCGAGGTGGCGCGCGGCGCCGGCACGTCCTTAAGCGTGCAGTTTGCGACGCGGTGA
- a CDS encoding cob(I)yrinic acid a,c-diamide adenosyltransferase has protein sequence MTAKLYTRKGDGGATSLFSGRRAEKFDPRVGAVGDLDELSASVGLARLAYPSANDLLRSVQRALYTISAIVSAEDRPIEMTFSDAEVIALEDEIDRISERLPELREFIYPGADEASCRLHFARAVARRAERAIAGLVEPAAPATSLTFLNRLSDLLFVLARQADYSHGRSDATFKT, from the coding sequence ATGACTGCAAAGCTCTATACCAGGAAAGGCGACGGCGGCGCCACGAGCCTGTTTTCCGGCCGTCGTGCGGAGAAATTCGACCCGCGCGTTGGCGCCGTCGGCGACCTGGACGAATTGTCGGCGAGCGTCGGGCTTGCGCGTCTCGCCTATCCGTCTGCGAATGACCTGCTGCGTTCAGTGCAGCGTGCGCTCTATACGATCAGCGCTATCGTCAGCGCAGAGGATCGGCCGATTGAGATGACCTTCTCCGACGCCGAGGTCATCGCGCTCGAAGACGAGATCGACCGCATCAGCGAGAGGCTGCCTGAACTTCGAGAATTCATTTATCCCGGCGCGGACGAGGCGAGCTGCCGCCTCCATTTCGCGCGCGCAGTTGCGCGCCGGGCCGAACGCGCGATAGCTGGTCTCGTTGAGCCGGCTGCGCCAGCAACATCTCTGACCTTTCTGAATCGCTTGAGCGATCTGCTATTCGTGCTGGCGCGACAGGCCGATTATTCTCATGGACGCTCGGACGCGACATTCAAGACATGA
- a CDS encoding J domain-containing protein, whose translation MKDPYETLGVARTASPDEIKKAYLRLAKKLHPDLNPGDKNAEERFKEVSSANDFLSDAEKRRRYDAGEIDATGAERPQHRYYRDYAAASGHPYESQAAYSDFSEDDIFAELLRRRAQESRRARGPDLHYRLEIDFLDAVNGAQKEIALPQGGALHVTIPAGIEEGQILRLRGKGAPSPGEGEAGDALIEIAVRPHHFFSREGDDILLDLPITIAEAALGAEVKAATPSGKVLLKIPKGSNTGTVLRLKGKGVARKDRRGDELVRLKVMAPTQPEPELEAFLSSWKPASPYNPRQDME comes from the coding sequence ATGAAAGACCCCTATGAGACGCTGGGCGTCGCCCGCACCGCTTCGCCCGACGAGATCAAGAAAGCCTATCTGCGGCTCGCAAAGAAGCTCCATCCGGATCTCAACCCCGGCGACAAGAACGCCGAAGAAAGGTTCAAAGAAGTTTCGAGCGCGAACGACTTTCTTTCCGACGCCGAGAAGCGCCGTCGTTACGACGCCGGCGAAATCGACGCGACGGGCGCGGAACGGCCGCAGCACAGATACTATCGGGATTACGCCGCGGCCTCCGGCCATCCGTATGAATCGCAGGCGGCGTATTCAGACTTCAGCGAGGACGATATCTTCGCCGAGCTGTTGAGACGTCGGGCGCAGGAATCACGACGTGCGCGCGGCCCCGATCTCCACTACCGGCTCGAGATCGACTTTCTCGACGCGGTCAATGGCGCGCAAAAAGAAATCGCCCTGCCGCAGGGCGGCGCGCTGCACGTGACGATCCCCGCAGGGATCGAAGAAGGACAGATCCTGCGGCTGCGCGGCAAAGGCGCGCCGTCGCCCGGAGAGGGAGAAGCCGGCGACGCGCTGATCGAGATCGCCGTTCGTCCGCACCATTTCTTTTCCAGAGAAGGCGACGATATCCTGCTCGATTTGCCGATCACCATCGCCGAGGCGGCGTTGGGGGCGGAGGTGAAGGCGGCGACGCCCAGCGGCAAGGTACTGTTGAAAATCCCCAAGGGATCGAATACCGGCACAGTGCTTCGTCTCAAGGGCAAGGGCGTCGCCCGCAAGGACCGGCGCGGCGATGAACTCGTCAGACTCAAAGTCATGGCGCCGACGCAGCCGGAGCCCGAATTGGAGGCGTTTCTTTCGAGTTGGAAACCAGCATCGCCCTACAATCCGCGCCAGGACATGGAGTGA
- a CDS encoding CBS domain-containing protein has product MTVAMILSEKGRHVVTAAPTVTLHHVTQELMRHGIGALVIVDGGGVVVGLISERDVVAAVATGGARALEEPVSNHMQQAPVTAHENDTVDTTMQTMTLERRRHLPVMRDDRLTGLVSIGDVVKYRIRVIEEEHRSMREYIAQA; this is encoded by the coding sequence ATGACTGTTGCAATGATTCTTTCTGAAAAAGGCCGGCATGTCGTGACGGCGGCGCCGACGGTCACCCTGCATCATGTGACCCAGGAGCTGATGCGTCACGGGATCGGCGCCCTGGTTATCGTCGACGGCGGCGGCGTGGTCGTTGGACTGATCTCGGAACGAGACGTCGTGGCGGCCGTTGCAACCGGCGGGGCGCGGGCGCTCGAGGAGCCGGTGTCAAACCACATGCAGCAGGCGCCGGTGACGGCTCACGAAAACGACACGGTCGACACCACCATGCAGACCATGACGCTCGAACGGCGTCGCCACCTTCCGGTCATGCGGGACGACCGTCTGACGGGCCTTGTCTCGATCGGCGACGTGGTGAAATATCGTATTCGCGTCATCGAAGAAGAACATCGCTCGATGCGCGAATACATCGCCCAGGCTTGA